The region gctgcaaagccatcaacaatgcagacgactgtccactgtggctctacgctctttcaggaggagtgaatgctgcttggagagacttgatgcaacctgctgggtttccttagagaggaaactttctcaccaacctggaggatctgatccaatctgtataatctgattcaatttgactttaaaaagtgccttgagatgacgtggaTCATGTATTGGcgttgtataaataaaattgtattgaatCTTCCAAAAAGGTCCATCTTTGTCTCTTTGTTCAAGAGAATATTTCCCCAAACCATGAAGACCAGGTTGTTTGGATTTTTGGTAAATCTGCTGTGGTCCTTAATGTTGTTCTGGGCCAACAGACCAGGTCGCAATTGGATGCCATATTTGCCCAGTCTCTGTTTCTTAATTGTCCTGTACTTGTCAAACTGGTCATTGAAGAGgcagctgaaaaacaaatcaaGAAGTGACATCTATGGAagcttcttgattttttttaagtttctatTTTGTGGCCAACAGTGTAACCAAACTGAACCACCAAGACCCAGCAGTGAACAACAAACGACAAACGgcttaaatacaaatttaaGCAAAATTGGGAAAACTATTATTAGGGTtgcatcaaatgaaaatggGTGGAGAAAGATGGATCAATAAAGGTTGTGATTGCATCTGATTCAAGTAGTGCACTTTGTAGTTTtagttataaaataataatatatagttataaaactatagctattagaccatatttgatttatattaatattatatttattatttgataGGGTGTgagttttttgtgtttattttttattattttctgctttGAGATCGGCACATTCGGTTCACACTCCTctccagtaggtggcggtaaggCGCCATTacgttgtttgccaaccgccaccAAAAGAattgcagaagaagaagaagcagttAGCAACCCTGCTAGCAGCTGGAGGTGAAGTGGCTGTGGACAGACATGCGGGAGTGTGATTAATATTCGCGTTAGTGGCGGTTATACGACGTTACCCTTCAGTTCTGCCCCCTTGTTCCTTCGGTGCGACCACAGGCTTCTGTTAGAGCCCGCCGGAGCGCGGTCTTCTCCAAGCGGAGTCAGAAGAATCAGCAGAAGAAGGTAAGGCCGGCGAAGGCGTGCTGCCGCCCGCCATTGTTGATGACCTGGGCTCGGACTATTTCCTGGATCTAACCGTTCATAGATGGGTGCTGCGGCAGCGGCTTGCTCTTtaaacgttgttgttttttagctgTATGTTTCAGAATGGTTTCAGTTTACCGTCGTTTACTCCAGCTGAACCAGACCTTCCAGTAGGCCCGCTACGGAGGCCCGCTGCCCGTTTGCTGCaactcattttttatttatcggGATTACGGTGGATGCTTTGCGTAGTCACGCCGGTGGTGGCGGCGTACTGAGTTTACAGATTgttctgaaacacaaaaacaggcgTTTATGGAGACTATTCTCAATAATAACCTGggggaaaataagaaaaataaaaggcgAAATGGTCATTTACGCAGGTGCAGGTCGGAAGCTCCGAACCAGTTCCCGTGTGGATGCGAAGCGCTTAGCATAGCCCAGTCCTCATTAGCATAGATCAcctattattttaaataaaaccgaCGTATTTATTGTCATAAAGACATGTTTACTGGGCTTTATTTGAGCCATCATGGCGTCGGAGCGCCAAACAGGACGCGTTGGTTTCGGTTCCTGTTCAGCAGGCGGTTAAAAGCTCGTTACCATGGAGTCCGTCCACCTCCGCGCGCACAggggaaataaatataaaaaaaaaaatatatatatatatatatatatatatatatatatatatttaaataaacctttatttaacacaTTGGGATCAAGACTTCTGTAACAAGGAGTGATCTGACCGCAGGACAGGCAGCTACACTACGAGCAAATTAAAGAGCAACCTTTAGGAGTTTAATATTAGGAGGATGTAAATGTATAAttataaaaaactgttttatttgttttgccaGTCCTGCTGTTCTAAACATTAAGAAACATTCGTTTGTTGGGTTCCTCCGTGTTAATATATTCACCGTTTATTTATCtcgttttatttttaagattaaTGCTAAATCTTCTTATGTCGGGTTGGtttgaatgaaaatgatttCTCTCCTTCCAtgcatccattttatttatttcaaagattcagtcaaaaacataaacctaaaataaaaacaatttattgaaTAAGCCATAGAGACCAGGattttggttccactttgctctctgAAGACGTTTAAATCTATAAAGTGAAATAGAAATAATGCAAATGTCTGTTTGGTGCAAATATGAATGACTGAGGAATACATTTTACAGCGTAAATGTTTTATAGCCTTCAACTCAATGCATCAAGGAAGTTATTTATGTGACAAATGATTagagaaaataattatttaaataaaaacttggcGCAAATGTAtagaaatgtgtattttatttagtttcctCGTGAGCGTTGTCCTCTGACGGTCTGAATTAGCCGTAAAAAGGTGAAATATTCCAGCATTTATtggaaaaaggaacaaaaattgTCTTGTTTTCAGAACTGATCTGCCTGTAGATGAAATAGTTTTCTGCTCTGGTATCAGAACGCTTGTTTCTCCTCAGTTTTACACATCTAAggtttccttccctcctcagGTAGGGAGCGATGTCCTACTATTCGTCGTCCCGCAGCTCGTCCCGGGCCACCGACTGTAAAGTTTACGTCGGAGACCTCGGTAATGGCGCCGCCAAGGGGGAGCTGGAGCGCGCCTTCAGTTATTACGGCCCGCTGAGGACCGTGTGGGTGGCCAGGAACCCCCCCGGCTTCGCCTTCGTAGAGTTTGAGGACCCCCGAGATGCAGAAGATGCTGTGAAAGGCATGGATGGAAAGTAGGTCGCATCGAGCCTTTAGTGGATAAAACGCACAGATTGGGTTATCAGCCACTGAACGCGTGGCGCCTCTTTCCTCCCAGGATCCTGTGTGGTTCCCGTGTTCGCGTGGAGATGTCCACAGGAATGTCCCGGAAGGGCCGCGGGCGCCCCAGCCGGCGGCAGTTCGACCCCAACGACCGGTGCTACCAGTGCGGGGACCGGGGCCACTACGCCTACGACTGCTACCGCTACAGCAAGAGAGGCCGGCGCAGCAGCAGGTGAGCGGCGGCGGCTCTGCTTGGAGCCAGGTTTGCTGTGGCGTGGCCCTCAGGGCTCAGGAGAAGGTTGGTGATGGTTTCTTCTCTGCCTCCCAGGTCTCGCTCCAGGTCCCGGTCCcgctccaggtccagatctcGTGGCCGGCGCTACCGCTCTCAGTCCCGCAGCCGTAGCCGCAGCTACAGCAGGTATGGCGGCGCAGAAACAGGCGGGGCCGCTGGGATGGTTGACCAGTACAGGCTGTGTGCAGAGCGTCTTTCTGTTTTAGCACCACACCAGAGCCTGCGTCTGTCCCGTTAGAAACATTCCTGACGGGTCTGGGTTACGGCTGGTCCTTCGCTTACTTTGGTCTCTCTCTGTTTTCCAGGAGCCGCCGCAGATCTCCATCATACTCCAGACGCAGAAGCAGGTGAGAGCAGATCTGGAGCCGGCCGGTTGTCGTCTTTCTGTAAAAACGAGCcacagttttaataaaagcatTCTTTGTTTCGCTCTCATCAGGTCTGGGTCCCCAGCTCGCTCCAAGTCCAGGACCTCTGTGAGAAGGTATGCTGCGTTAGTCTCAGCGGGGACAATCTGAAATACTCTGTTAGTCTGACCAAGGTGTCCAGGTCCCCCGCGGTCATTCAGGCAGTCGGCCGACCTTCTTTGGATTGAAACCTGACCGACTAAAGCTCCTCCAGCAGCATTTGTCCCTTTCTTATCCATCTCAGAGTAAATCTAGAGTCCTACGTGTTACAGTGATGACGGCATTCCTGTTTAGTGCCGCTGCTCTGACCTCTTAACCCTGCCGACTTTTTTCAcggagcatttttatttttccaccgTTGACCTGAAATCGGTCTCTGGTTGGGATCCCTTCAGATTTCCTCTCGTTTTCCCACAATCCCTTACATCAATCTGTGGAGTTTTAACATCACAGCAGGTTTTATGATGCAGGAAAATTATTTGGCCTTCTGGGAAATGATGTGAGAGGAACTCCTCCAGTGAAAACAACTTGTTTTCGCTGTAGTAAACTTGTTTTAGAGCTGATTCAGCAAATATGTTGGGACTTTTGCCAACAGGTGAATCAAGTTGTTCTTCTCCTGTTTCCTTGGCTCAGATCAAATGTCTGATGGAGACAACTTCCAGGTGATGTGGTTTTAATCTGGGATTTCCTCCTCCAGACTGTTTTCACGTTCGTTAAGCACCGGTATTTTGTTGTTTCGCCACGACTGCCACAGGCACCAAAACTGCTGCAAAATCTCTGCTGGACATCTTAGAGCTGGAGAccaaaatgtgatttaaatagTTCAGGGTGCCACGTTAAAACccgtgtttcttttttttattgcctaaTTTAAGACAGATTGAGGTTAGCAGTAATTGCAGTCCAAAGTCAGTGATGAAGGCCTTTTAAACGGTTGATCTGCAGCAGTTTCACCATAAAGGTAACTTCAGATGGCTCTTCAGCACAGCTGCTCAGTCATCAGGTAGATGAATGAATCCTGGCCCAGGCTTAAAGCCCTTCTTgagcaggtcaaaggtcagctgAAACGGACGGTCAAGCCTTCCTAAATATTACCGGTTGTTTAAAAGCTGCTGTTGTGTGAGGCGTGTTGACGTGCagcgtctgcagcatttatgctccctgcagcttttcctccaaagtagcactattctccgTGACACTAGGTGGCAGCGCTGCGCTCCTACGCCAAGCGTACTACAGCCTACGACACGTAGAAGTAAAAAACGTTTCCAACATTTAAGTTTCCAAAAGTGACGTTGGTTTCTGTCCAGGAATGAACAACTTGTTGATTACGGTGATCTTAATGACccgaatcataaagatgtcgATATTTACGAACCTCAGCCAGAAGGAGCGGCTGCTCGTCCGCCATGTTTTACCGTCAGGACTGTCCTAGTCGCTGGGACGATCCCCCGTGTGCGCTGAACGGAAACCTTTGTAATATGGCTGCAAGACGCTGCAATATGGCAAGAcgatttaacatttaatcagtaaGTTTAACTAGCCCAAACTATTATGAATTTAGATTTAagatacaaataaaactaaattgcaGTAATTTTTAATGAGTTGGCTAGGAAAAATTATGTTGAAGATAACTGTAATTAATATCCAGTCTAGCGATTAAATGTTAAAGGTCTTGCCAAGGAAGCCGGATCTCTGTTGTCACGGAGCAGAACTGGTCATTAATTGTTGGTTTTCTCAGTCGCTCTAGGTCCCGGTCTCGATCCGGCTCTGCTCCCAGGGGCCGCTCTGCGTCCCGCTCCCGCTCTCGCTCACCATCTGCTAACCACAAGAGAGCCAGGTAAATCCTCAGCCTTATCGTGTGTAGCAgcacatggggggggggggggggggtctgataAATGTGTAACAGTTCTTCCTGCCATTGTCTTAGATTATATGTGTGTAGCTTCACCGTAGGAGAAGACTAGAGAAACCATTTTATGTGCGAGGTTCAGGCCAGAGTCAGCCAGGTCAGGTGCTCCACTGTAGGTCTGCCTTCCAGCCGGCGGCGGGGGGGCGTGCCGCTGccaaccagccccccccccccagtggcGAGACGAGATGGACGATCCGAAGACGCTCCAGAGCTTCCTCAGCCTCAGTGGTGGACAGGGCGGGGCGCAGCAGGAGACCTGAGCTGTTTGTCTGGAGCAGAGAGGGTTCAGCAGACTGGACCTCCTGGGCTCTCTTTTCCGGATCCGACGGCCCCCCCGCTGCCCGTGATCCGGATCCCAACCGGCCGCCTGGATCCGGAAAAGAGAGCTCATGACAGAGGATCTGTGCTCAGCCGTGACCCGGGTTctcctgctcctccacgtcaggTGGAGCCCCTTTTTAACCAGTGATGAAGGCTAAGACAGTAAGAAATGTTAGAGATCACAGACAGATGTTTGCTAGGTGAGATCAGCTGAATCAGCGGTGAACATCTTTGCagaagttttgtttatttttcatattttctttaaagcgTGTGGTGGGAGCTGAGCGCTGCACAGACACCGCCGCTGATCCCAGGCCCAGGGTCTGCCAGCTGGCGGTGTGCACGTCCTGCGGGAGGGTGACTTAAGCGCTGACCTGAGATCAGCCTTCGCCTGCGCCTGACGTTAGACAGCAGCGAGACAGAGGTCGACCTACCGACCGCacacacccccccaccccccctcagTGAACGGATGACTGTCTGTTCAACCGACGCACGCGCTCAGACGAGATCAGCCCGCGCACACATACGGTTGTTCTACTAGAGTCACCCGGCCAGCCTTCAGATCTACCAGAGGGCTGACCCGCGCAGATCAGAGCTCGGCCTTTATTAACCCCGTACCTGCCACGCagagcccccccacccccccacgcTGCCCGCCAGAGTTCTTCGCCTCTGACTTAGCTTCTGAAAGTGAGAGAAAGAGCTGACGAGAGATCAGTCTTCAAGAGCCACTCCGAGTTGTAGTCGTCCGTCCTTCAGTCCTTTGATCCTTCGCTTCTCTGTACTTGTTGTTTCTGCCGCTGTCTCCAAAggtaaccaaaaaaaaatcaaccccCCTGACAAAGCTCATGTTGATGGTGACAGGAAATGCTGAGTGTGCAGATGTGTGCAGATGTGTGTGGGAGTGAGTGGACGTGTGAATGCGAGCAGCACAGACACATGAGAAGCTAAACATGCTGCCACAGCTTTTCTCTCTTACATCTCTTAGAATAAAGCAGATGATTGAGCTAGCGTGCCGTAACATGTGCTTATGTGGCTTATGTAAACTTTgcagagcagtttttttttttgtctagagAATCAATGCAGATAGTCTATAACTGTGCTTGATCCATCTTCTCCTGTTGCAAGCTCATTTCTTTCCGTCTCTGTTTCAGTCGCTCCCGCTCAGCGAGTCCACACCGAAGCCCCACGCCTGCAGACGACTGAGCCCCCTCCTCCCACCACTGTCCTAAacagacaccccccccccccctacccccccgacatcctgtctgtttttacagcagctgtttttgtttgggtttcttttttttttttttttggttttagttGGTCTTGTCTCTTATttccagattatttttttaccttcaggACTGCCAGCTCCAGATCGTCCGGGATCAGAGACAGAAATATAaatggtagtttttttttttttgttttttttttaaatgttgttgctgctgtgtaagtaattatttttcaaaagtgtAGCGCAGGTAGGGATGCATCGCCTTTTTAATACATTCGACTTTTAGCAGTGAAAATTCAGTTCTTCCAGCACAACGGGGCCGACGTTCAGCTCAGACGTGGGAATCAGAAACGGGCCGAAGCGTCGACAGTCCCTCGGCAAAAAAACTTTCTCTGAGTCGTTGCTTtggtgttaaaatgttttctttctgtctcccGTTCACACCAGCTGACAGGAATAGCTGCTGGTCTGCATGCCTCTGAattagtttgttgttttctgccCTTCTCCTTCGTGTCGTCGCTGTGCTGAACGGACTCCCTTTGCGTTGGTTTACCGGCTCTGACTGGATTTTAAAACACGATGCTAAAAGTTGGGCCAGCTGGAGCGTTATTTTCTGTTCTCGGCTTTAGAAGTGAACGTGTGGCAGTTTTATTTTGGAATAAACATCTTCAACACCTCACGCCGTTGTCGTATTTCTTTCCATCAACAGGATTAGTGTTATTATCACAGTGGTATTGTGCTTATTTTATATGCTTAAACCTTGTACATGTACTGCTGGTACTAAACACAGCTAATAAAAGCTCTTCATGAACCAAGAAACTTCAGTGCCAAGTTTAAAAGATTTCTAAATATTCTCAACGAGCAGATTAACGGTGAGCGGTGGAACCAAGCTGTTTCTTCAAACACTCGCAGCAATTGCCCTAAAGCGGCCTGTATAGTCAGTTATTTCATCATTACTAGTGCAAATATGTCTTTTGTTAACATGGCAGCTATTGTGAAATATAATAGGCATGGGAGACATACTAGACTTTGCTGGCAGAGGCAACCATGTGCTGCTGGA is a window of Fundulus heteroclitus isolate FHET01 unplaced genomic scaffold, MU-UCD_Fhet_4.1 scaffold_44, whole genome shotgun sequence DNA encoding:
- the srsf7a gene encoding serine and arginine rich splicing factor 7a isoform X1 — protein: MSYYSSSRSSSRATDCKVYVGDLGNGAAKGELERAFSYYGPLRTVWVARNPPGFAFVEFEDPRDAEDAVKGMDGKILCGSRVRVEMSTGMSRKGRGRPSRRQFDPNDRCYQCGDRGHYAYDCYRYSKRGRRSSRSRSRSRSRSRSRSRGRRYRSQSRSRSRSYSRSRRRSPSYSRRRSRSGSPARSKSRTSVRSRSRSRSRSGSAPRGRSASRSRSRSPSANHKRASVWWELSAAQTPPLIPGPGSASWRCARPAGG
- the srsf7a gene encoding serine and arginine rich splicing factor 7a isoform X2 produces the protein MSYYSSSRSSSRATDCKVYVGDLGNGAAKGELERAFSYYGPLRTVWVARNPPGFAFVEFEDPRDAEDAVKGMDGKILCGSRVRVEMSTGMSRKGRGRPSRRQFDPNDRCYQCGDRGHYAYDCYRYSKRGRRSSRSRSRSRSRSRSRSRGRRYRSQSRSRSRSYSRSRRRSPSYSRRRSRSGSPARSKSRTSVRSRSRSRSRSGSAPRGRSASRSRSRSPSANHKRASRSRSASPHRSPTPADD